Proteins encoded within one genomic window of Streptomyces kaniharaensis:
- a CDS encoding ComF family protein: MPPTSDPVRPPCAQGPFGHALADLLDVLLPARCAGCGTDRTQLCPACRHTLATARPGPTVLPWAHAAAPYTDPVRQLLLAHKERGALRLAGPLGEALGRAVRSALGPRAALTPLLLVPMPSTPAAVRARGHDPTLRLAAAAVRSLRRAGLDARAAALLRHTRPVADQAGLTAAERRRNLHGALTVLPRARRGLAGRQAVLVDDLVTTGASLAEAARALAAAGLPVRAAATVAAAGPLRSG, encoded by the coding sequence GTGCCGCCCACCAGCGACCCCGTCCGTCCGCCCTGCGCCCAAGGGCCCTTCGGCCACGCACTGGCCGATCTGCTGGATGTCCTGCTGCCCGCCCGGTGCGCCGGCTGCGGCACCGACCGCACCCAGCTCTGCCCGGCGTGCCGGCACACCCTCGCCACCGCCCGGCCCGGCCCCACCGTGCTGCCGTGGGCGCACGCCGCCGCTCCTTACACCGACCCGGTGCGGCAGTTGCTGCTCGCCCACAAGGAGCGGGGCGCCCTGCGGCTGGCCGGCCCCCTCGGCGAGGCGCTCGGCCGGGCGGTCCGCTCCGCGCTGGGACCGCGCGCCGCGCTCACGCCGCTCCTGCTGGTCCCGATGCCCTCGACCCCGGCCGCCGTCCGCGCCCGCGGCCACGATCCGACGCTCCGGCTGGCCGCGGCCGCCGTCCGCTCACTGCGCCGGGCCGGCCTGGACGCCCGGGCCGCGGCGCTGCTGCGGCACACCCGGCCCGTCGCCGACCAGGCCGGACTGACCGCGGCCGAGCGCCGCCGCAACCTGCACGGCGCGCTCACCGTCCTGCCGCGCGCACGACGCGGCCTGGCCGGCCGTCAGGCGGTCCTGGTGGACGACCTGGTGACCACCGGCGCCAGCCTCGCCGAGGCCGCCCGGGCGCTGGCCGCGGCCGGCCTGCCGGTCAGGGCGGCGGCCACCGTCGCGGCGGCCGGCCCGCTCCGGAGCGGCTGA
- a CDS encoding LpqB family beta-propeller domain-containing protein: MRRTTRTDPRVATVAGGVLGALLVSGCAAMPDSGGVSRVELSQGSSDKNLQVRVFPVAPAKGARPRDLLAGFLDAVTADEGYDTARKYLTEEAAAAWNPDAKIQVLSATSMQAGQDVSDTDTTVSASVTGQVVATVDEQHSYRLEEGQHTISPVFTFVRRKDGEWRIDKLPPGLIMNETSFRNSYRQVDRFFYTAKDPSAAGGAVAQSALIADPIYLRRRIDPLTSAAKALVGGPSSWLAPVVQTAFPNGVNVDKVTVDDSRGAHVQLSGTDLTEATSCRRMATQLFYTLADQGKGQVERLELKGQRGSCNVSRSDTPFIGPGALAGSEGGQQYFQRADNGVLMEINDTSNNTVHGVLGKPQPAGRLPLGTIAVRRDGAQAAAISRDGHQLFSVPLSDSAVAMPDPVLTSAARSGDDGLTSPSWDGRGDLWVVDRNPDAPRVVMVRGNKSYTVPVDDLGGQSVQMLKVSSDGARVALVAKGPGSPNQSLMFGLIVHGGTPEAPTARIVGLRRTAPALADVSSLSWAEADQLLVLGKEADRPHQLHYISTDGTQSTDAPLQVGEGMAAIAASEARGDVLAQASPVLAIQASDGKLYRLTGGQWREVTLADRASAFFYPG; encoded by the coding sequence GTGCGAAGGACGACCAGGACTGATCCGCGGGTCGCGACGGTGGCCGGCGGGGTGCTCGGCGCCCTGCTGGTCAGCGGCTGCGCGGCCATGCCGGACTCCGGCGGTGTCAGCAGGGTCGAGCTGTCGCAGGGGTCGTCCGACAAGAACCTCCAGGTGCGGGTCTTCCCCGTGGCGCCGGCCAAGGGCGCCAGACCGCGCGACCTGCTGGCCGGGTTCCTAGACGCGGTGACCGCCGACGAGGGCTACGACACCGCGCGGAAGTACCTCACCGAGGAGGCCGCCGCGGCCTGGAACCCGGACGCGAAGATCCAGGTGCTCTCCGCCACCTCCATGCAGGCCGGCCAGGACGTCTCGGACACGGACACCACGGTGTCGGCGTCCGTCACCGGGCAGGTGGTCGCCACGGTCGACGAGCAGCACTCGTACCGCCTGGAGGAGGGGCAGCACACGATCTCGCCGGTCTTCACCTTCGTCCGGCGCAAGGACGGGGAGTGGCGGATCGACAAGCTGCCCCCCGGTCTGATCATGAACGAGACCAGCTTCCGCAACAGCTACCGGCAGGTGGACCGGTTCTTCTACACCGCGAAGGACCCGTCGGCCGCCGGCGGGGCCGTCGCGCAGTCGGCGCTGATCGCCGACCCGATCTACTTGCGGCGGCGAATAGACCCGCTGACCTCTGCCGCGAAGGCCCTGGTCGGCGGGCCGTCGAGCTGGCTCGCACCGGTCGTCCAGACCGCCTTCCCGAACGGCGTGAACGTCGACAAGGTCACCGTCGACGACAGCCGGGGCGCGCACGTGCAGCTCTCCGGCACCGACCTCACCGAGGCGACGTCCTGCCGGCGGATGGCGACCCAGCTCTTCTACACCCTCGCCGACCAGGGCAAGGGCCAGGTCGAGAGGCTGGAGCTGAAGGGACAGCGCGGCAGCTGCAACGTCAGCCGCAGCGACACGCCGTTCATCGGCCCCGGTGCCCTGGCCGGGTCGGAGGGTGGGCAGCAGTACTTCCAGCGCGCCGACAACGGCGTCCTGATGGAGATCAACGACACGTCGAACAACACCGTCCACGGCGTGCTCGGCAAGCCGCAGCCGGCCGGCCGGCTTCCGCTCGGCACCATCGCGGTCCGCCGGGACGGCGCGCAGGCCGCCGCGATCAGCCGGGACGGCCACCAGCTCTTCTCGGTGCCGCTGTCCGACAGCGCGGTCGCGATGCCCGATCCGGTGCTCACCTCGGCGGCCCGCTCCGGGGACGACGGGCTTACCTCGCCCAGCTGGGACGGCCGCGGCGACCTCTGGGTGGTGGACCGCAACCCGGACGCCCCGCGCGTGGTGATGGTCCGCGGCAACAAGAGCTACACCGTCCCGGTCGACGACCTGGGCGGGCAGAGCGTGCAGATGCTCAAGGTCTCCTCGGACGGCGCCCGGGTCGCGTTGGTGGCGAAGGGCCCGGGCAGCCCCAACCAGTCGCTGATGTTCGGCCTGATCGTGCACGGAGGCACCCCGGAGGCGCCGACGGCCCGGATCGTGGGGTTGCGCCGGACCGCCCCGGCGCTCGCCGACGTGTCCTCGCTGTCCTGGGCGGAGGCCGACCAGCTGCTCGTGCTGGGCAAGGAGGCCGACCGGCCCCACCAGCTGCACTACATCAGCACCGACGGCACCCAGAGCACCGACGCCCCGCTCCAGGTCGGTGAGGGCATGGCCGCCATCGCCGCCTCGGAGGCCCGCGGGGACGTACTGGCCCAGGCTTCGCCGGTGCTCGCGATCCAGGCGTCGGACGGCAAGCTCTACCGGCTGACCGGCGGTCAGTGGCGTGAAGTCACGCTGGCGGACCGGGCCAGCGCGTTCTTCTACCCCGGCTGA
- the mtrB gene encoding MtrAB system histidine kinase MtrB, whose product MTHRADDSPSGSATDGAGAVRGDVLSSTTRRRRGLAAVTTLAARQLRRPTHRVTALYRRSIQLRVVAVSLLASIAVVLVLGVVVVAQVRTGLLDTKMASAREQARIGFQAELKKIDEAKDQRLRVGATADPSTEEIGTWLLRQVNDLAASGQTVYSVIAMMPGTGQTVMPDAVGFGPRYSGDILPNSVPDSLRAKLYAEPGQMFDQPTRIHRSAESGGHTEPGLALGMQFVGPAGTSYQLFYLFSFGQETDTLNLVTGTLATAGVFVVILMGGIAWVVVRQVVTPVRMAAGISERLADGHLEERMKVTGTDDIARLGESFNRMANALQAQIRQLEELSRVQRRFVSDVSHELRTPLTTVRMAADLIYDSREDLDPMAARSAELLQGQLDRFESLLADLLEISRFDAGAAILDAEPVDLREIVGRVVEAADPLAQAKGSTVVIRGDGEPVLAEVDSRRIERILRNLVVNALEHGEGRDVVVRLGSADGAVAVGVRDYGIGLKPGEASRVFHRFWRADPSRVRTTGGTGLGLSIAVEDAHLHGGWLQAWGEPGGGSHFRLTLPRTRGGEISRAPFRLEPEDSRNNRGLGTYGMPYRRAISPAGATALSVAEEQAETPESAGNGFGSGLGGVLNIGPGLGKARLPEGPRADPSDVRTAGAGYGATGAQVMVDPTPGRPSVAQRTAEPDLTGGTDTEGSQRAKDDQD is encoded by the coding sequence GTGACGCACCGGGCTGACGACTCCCCGTCGGGTTCCGCGACCGACGGGGCGGGCGCCGTGCGCGGGGACGTGCTGAGTTCGACCACCCGCCGCCGGCGCGGGCTCGCGGCCGTGACCACGCTGGCGGCCCGTCAGCTGCGTCGGCCCACGCACCGGGTGACGGCGCTGTACCGCCGCTCGATCCAGCTGCGCGTGGTCGCGGTCTCCCTGCTGGCGTCCATCGCGGTCGTGCTGGTGCTCGGCGTGGTCGTGGTGGCGCAGGTGCGCACCGGCCTGCTGGACACCAAGATGGCCTCCGCGCGCGAGCAGGCCAGGATCGGCTTCCAGGCCGAGCTGAAGAAGATCGACGAGGCCAAGGACCAGCGGTTGCGGGTCGGCGCCACGGCGGACCCGAGCACCGAGGAGATCGGCACCTGGCTGCTGCGGCAGGTCAACGACCTGGCGGCGAGCGGGCAGACGGTCTACTCGGTGATCGCGATGATGCCCGGCACCGGCCAGACCGTGATGCCCGACGCGGTCGGCTTCGGCCCGCGCTACTCGGGCGACATCCTGCCCAACAGCGTCCCCGACAGCCTGCGGGCCAAGCTGTACGCCGAGCCCGGCCAGATGTTCGACCAGCCGACCCGGATCCACCGCTCCGCCGAGAGCGGCGGGCACACCGAACCCGGGCTGGCCCTCGGCATGCAGTTCGTCGGCCCGGCCGGCACCAGCTACCAGCTGTTCTACCTGTTCTCCTTCGGCCAGGAGACGGATACCCTCAACCTGGTCACCGGCACCCTGGCGACAGCCGGCGTGTTCGTGGTGATCCTGATGGGCGGCATCGCCTGGGTCGTGGTGCGTCAGGTGGTCACCCCGGTCCGGATGGCCGCCGGCATCTCCGAGCGGCTGGCCGACGGGCACCTCGAAGAGCGGATGAAGGTCACCGGCACCGACGACATCGCCCGCCTCGGCGAATCGTTCAACCGGATGGCCAACGCGCTCCAGGCGCAGATCCGCCAGCTGGAGGAGCTGTCCCGGGTGCAGCGGCGCTTCGTCTCGGACGTCTCGCACGAGCTGCGGACCCCGTTGACGACGGTCCGGATGGCCGCCGACCTGATCTACGACAGCCGCGAGGACCTGGACCCGATGGCGGCCCGCTCGGCCGAGCTGCTCCAGGGCCAGCTGGACCGCTTCGAGTCGCTGCTCGCCGACCTGCTGGAGATCAGCCGCTTCGACGCCGGCGCCGCGATCCTGGACGCCGAGCCGGTGGACCTGCGCGAGATCGTCGGCCGCGTGGTGGAGGCCGCCGACCCGCTGGCCCAGGCCAAGGGCAGCACCGTGGTGATCCGCGGCGACGGCGAGCCGGTGCTGGCCGAGGTGGACTCCCGCCGGATCGAGCGCATCCTGCGCAACCTGGTGGTCAACGCGCTGGAGCACGGCGAGGGCCGCGACGTCGTGGTCCGGCTCGGTTCGGCCGACGGCGCGGTCGCGGTCGGCGTGCGCGACTACGGCATCGGCCTCAAGCCGGGCGAGGCGTCCCGGGTGTTCCACCGCTTCTGGCGGGCCGACCCGTCCCGGGTGCGGACCACCGGCGGGACCGGCCTCGGCCTGTCCATCGCGGTCGAGGACGCGCACCTGCACGGCGGCTGGCTCCAGGCCTGGGGCGAGCCCGGCGGCGGCTCGCACTTCCGGCTCACCCTGCCGCGCACCCGCGGCGGCGAGATCAGCCGGGCGCCGTTCCGGCTGGAGCCGGAGGACTCGCGCAACAACCGGGGCCTCGGCACCTACGGCATGCCGTACCGGCGGGCGATCAGCCCGGCCGGCGCGACCGCGCTGTCCGTCGCCGAGGAGCAGGCCGAGACGCCGGAGAGCGCCGGCAACGGCTTCGGCAGCGGCCTCGGCGGGGTGCTGAACATCGGTCCCGGCCTCGGCAAGGCGCGGCTGCCCGAGGGCCCGCGCGCGGACCCGTCGGACGTGCGTACCGCGGGCGCCGGGTACGGTGCCACCGGGGCCCAGGTCATGGTGGACCCGACGCCCGGACGGCCGTCGGTGGCACAGCGCACGGCGGAGCCCGACCTGACGGGCGGCACGGACACGGAGGGGTCGCAGCGTGCGAAGGACGACCAGGACTGA
- the mtrA gene encoding MtrAB system response regulator MtrA — protein MKGRVLVVDDDSALAEMLGIVLRGEGFEPFFVADGDKALAAFRETKPDLVLLDLMLPGRDGIDVCRQIRAESGIPIVMLTAKTDTVDVVVGLESGADDYVTKPFKPKELVARVRARLRRAEEPTPEQLTIGDLVIDVAGHSVKRDGRGIPLTPLEFDLLVALARKPWQVFTREVLLEQVWGYRHAADTRLVNVHVQRLRSKIEKDPERPEIVVTVRGVGYKAGPS, from the coding sequence ATGAAGGGACGCGTCCTCGTCGTTGATGACGACTCCGCACTGGCCGAGATGCTCGGCATCGTGCTGCGTGGTGAGGGTTTTGAGCCGTTTTTCGTCGCGGATGGGGACAAGGCGCTAGCCGCGTTCCGGGAGACCAAGCCCGACCTGGTCCTGCTGGACCTGATGCTGCCCGGCCGGGACGGCATCGACGTCTGCCGCCAGATCCGGGCCGAGTCCGGCATTCCGATCGTCATGCTGACCGCGAAGACCGACACGGTCGACGTCGTGGTGGGCCTGGAGTCGGGTGCCGACGACTACGTCACCAAGCCGTTCAAGCCCAAGGAACTGGTGGCCCGGGTGCGCGCCCGGCTACGCCGCGCCGAGGAGCCGACTCCGGAGCAGCTGACCATCGGCGATCTGGTGATCGACGTGGCCGGCCACTCGGTGAAGCGGGACGGCCGGGGCATCCCGCTGACCCCGCTGGAGTTCGACCTGCTGGTCGCGCTGGCCCGCAAGCCCTGGCAGGTGTTCACCCGCGAGGTGCTGCTGGAGCAGGTCTGGGGCTACCGCCACGCGGCGGACACCCGGCTCGTCAACGTCCACGTGCAGCGCCTGCGGTCCAAGATCGAGAAGGACCCGGAGCGCCCCGAGATCGTGGTGACCGTCCGCGGCGTCGGCTACAAGGCCGGACCCAGCTGA